From a single Methanofollis sp. W23 genomic region:
- a CDS encoding AMP-binding protein: MHDAEHTYQTYEDVYASYHQEVPEYFNFGFDVVDMWAEKDRNRLAMIWTDQEEHEKYYTFRHLMNLSNQAANMLLKYGINKGDRVILMLHRVPEWWIFAIAAIKLGAIFCPCPTMLTPKDLEYRVNAGKFKMVITDTENAWKVEEICAKCPSLVSRFLVDGEMAGWVSYPIELTYPAPASTTLVQLPGMKRTRSTDPMLIFFTSGTTGEPKMVLHNQAYPIGHIITGKFWLDIKPNDLHFTLADTGWGKCAWGKFFGPWMQGACTLIFDIRGKFKATELLPVLERYEVTSFCAPPTVYRMLILADLEKFDLSQLHHCASAGEPLNPEVIRAWKKGTGETIYEGYGQTETVLCIGTFPSMEPKFGSMGRPSPGWQVELHDDDGTPVPVGEEGRIAIKADPRPPGMFMEYLANPDANEESFEDGWYYSGDKAYMDEDGYFWFVGRNDDVIKSSGYRIGPFEVESALMEHPSVQECAVVGSPDIIRGMIVKAFVVLAPGFEPSDALIKELQKFVKRTTAPYKYPRAVEFVEDLPKTISGKIKRNVLRDLEMKRHNNHGDDQE; encoded by the coding sequence ATGCACGACGCCGAGCATACATACCAAACCTACGAGGACGTCTATGCCTCCTACCATCAGGAGGTGCCGGAGTACTTCAACTTCGGCTTTGACGTCGTCGACATGTGGGCAGAGAAAGACCGCAACAGACTTGCGATGATCTGGACCGACCAGGAAGAGCATGAGAAGTACTACACCTTCCGCCACCTGATGAACCTCTCGAACCAGGCGGCCAACATGCTCCTCAAGTACGGTATTAACAAGGGCGACCGGGTCATCCTCATGCTTCACCGCGTTCCAGAGTGGTGGATCTTCGCGATTGCGGCCATTAAGCTCGGCGCCATATTTTGCCCCTGTCCGACGATGCTGACCCCCAAGGACCTGGAGTACCGGGTCAATGCCGGCAAGTTCAAGATGGTCATCACCGACACCGAGAACGCATGGAAGGTCGAGGAGATCTGTGCCAAGTGCCCTTCGCTTGTCTCTCGCTTCCTGGTGGATGGGGAGATGGCCGGATGGGTCAGTTACCCCATCGAACTCACCTACCCGGCCCCGGCCTCGACCACCCTTGTCCAGCTCCCTGGCATGAAGAGGACGAGGTCGACCGACCCGATGCTCATCTTCTTCACGTCGGGCACGACCGGCGAGCCCAAGATGGTGCTCCACAACCAGGCCTACCCGATCGGCCACATCATCACCGGGAAGTTCTGGCTCGACATCAAGCCAAACGACCTTCACTTCACCCTCGCCGACACCGGGTGGGGCAAGTGCGCCTGGGGCAAGTTCTTCGGGCCCTGGATGCAGGGGGCCTGCACCCTCATCTTCGACATCCGCGGCAAGTTCAAGGCGACCGAACTCCTGCCGGTCCTTGAGAGATATGAGGTGACCAGTTTCTGCGCCCCGCCGACGGTCTACCGGATGCTCATCCTTGCCGACCTCGAAAAGTTCGACCTCTCGCAGCTCCACCACTGCGCCAGCGCCGGCGAGCCCCTCAACCCCGAGGTGATCAGGGCATGGAAGAAGGGGACCGGAGAGACGATCTACGAGGGCTATGGCCAGACCGAGACGGTGCTCTGTATCGGGACGTTCCCCTCTATGGAACCGAAGTTCGGGTCGATGGGTAGGCCTTCGCCAGGGTGGCAGGTCGAACTCCATGACGACGACGGCACCCCTGTCCCTGTCGGCGAGGAGGGGCGGATCGCGATCAAGGCCGACCCCAGGCCTCCTGGCATGTTCATGGAGTACCTTGCGAACCCTGATGCGAATGAGGAATCCTTCGAGGACGGGTGGTATTACAGCGGGGACAAGGCCTACATGGACGAAGACGGCTATTTCTGGTTCGTGGGCCGTAACGACGACGTGATCAAGAGTTCGGGCTACCGGATTGGTCCCTTCGAGGTCGAGTCGGCGCTCATGGAGCATCCCTCGGTCCAGGAATGTGCCGTGGTGGGATCGCCCGACATAATCCGGGGGATGATCGTCAAGGCGTTTGTCGTCCTGGCGCCGGGCTTCGAGCCCTCGGACGCCCTTATCAAGGAACTCCAGAAGTTCGTGAAGCGGACGACCGCCCCGTACAAATACCCGCGGGCGGTCGAGTTCGTCGAGGATCTTCCAAAGACTATCTCAGGCAAGATCAAGCGGAATGTCCTGCGCGACCTCGAGATGAAGCGGCACAACAATCACGGCGACGACCAGGAGTGA
- a CDS encoding alpha/beta hydrolase: MHTLRRYGESPFSIAVVHGGPGAAGEMAPVARELSSVGGVLEPFQTATTLEGQVEELKNVLESEGDPPVTLIGFSWGAWLAWIVAARYPSVVKKLILIGSGPFEEKCAGEIMRTRLERLGDDEREEVLSLMKVLSGPAVGNRDTALARFGSLLARADAYDPLAHDEEVAECRYEVYQHVWNEADALRSSGELLASGEQIKCRVVVVHGAYDPHPFAGTHLPLSRVLRDVRFILLEKCGHRPWTERHAKERCYDLLKNEVLE; the protein is encoded by the coding sequence ATGCACACCCTGAGACGCTACGGCGAGAGCCCGTTTTCCATCGCGGTCGTCCACGGCGGCCCGGGCGCGGCCGGAGAGATGGCGCCGGTTGCCCGTGAACTTTCGTCTGTGGGTGGCGTCCTTGAACCGTTCCAGACGGCGACCACCCTTGAAGGCCAGGTCGAGGAACTGAAGAATGTTCTGGAGAGCGAAGGGGATCCTCCGGTCACCCTCATCGGTTTTTCGTGGGGGGCATGGCTTGCATGGATCGTGGCCGCCCGGTATCCTTCGGTCGTGAAAAAACTCATTCTCATCGGGAGCGGCCCGTTTGAAGAGAAGTGTGCCGGGGAGATTATGAGGACCAGACTCGAAAGACTCGGGGACGACGAGAGAGAAGAAGTCCTCTCCCTGATGAAAGTCCTGAGCGGTCCGGCCGTGGGGAACCGTGACACCGCTCTGGCCAGGTTCGGGTCCCTCCTCGCCAGGGCGGACGCCTATGACCCCCTGGCCCATGACGAGGAGGTCGCGGAGTGCCGGTATGAGGTCTATCAGCACGTCTGGAATGAGGCCGATGCGTTGAGGAGCAGCGGGGAACTGCTGGCATCAGGGGAGCAGATCAAATGTCGGGTCGTCGTGGTCCATGGTGCGTATGACCCGCACCCCTTTGCAGGAACACACCTCCCCCTCTCCAGGGTTCTCAGAGACGTTCGGTTCATCCTGTTGGAGAAATGTGGCCACCGCCCCTGGACCGAGCGGCACGCAAAAGAGCGATGTTATGATCTCTTGAAAAACGAGGTTCTGGAGTGA
- the mmp10 gene encoding methyl coenzyme M reductase-arginine methyltransferase Mmp10 (Mmp10 (methanogenesis marker protein 10) is a cobalamin-requiring radical SAM methyltransferase that creates the methylarginine modification to methyl coenzyme M reductase.), giving the protein MAQLTVDIGGRPGVDCRGFCEYCYFKHVGDVAPFGCQYCPPFKVGCDYCTRGVKEQYRGFKPLSTVADDILANLQMLSGEISRITISGGGDPSCYPEFTDLVELLGSMEAPLHIGYTSGKGFDDPGIADMLIENGLTEVSYTIFSADPELRRRYMHDPTPEASLAVMRRLCEEIDVYAAALVIPGVNDGEKLEETCAWLEDAGAKGLILMRFANTTEQGLILGNAPVIEGQEVESVEAFRERVTALAASHSLKISGTPLWDPEIGSPFAILKEPGLLARLPRVRRRATVVSGSIATPYIQQVLDACGGGCRVVAAPKEIACLITRDDLAALDPSTLDEAVIIPGRAFVHDREATKVLSRDGVARTVVRGPEMLTADAETSMGMRRDDVLLMEMEGFAALIHVLNQYGSE; this is encoded by the coding sequence ATGGCTCAGTTGACCGTGGATATCGGGGGCCGGCCCGGTGTCGATTGCCGGGGGTTTTGCGAGTACTGTTATTTCAAGCACGTCGGCGACGTCGCACCCTTCGGATGCCAGTACTGTCCCCCCTTCAAGGTGGGCTGCGACTACTGCACCCGCGGGGTGAAGGAGCAGTACCGCGGGTTCAAACCCCTCTCCACGGTTGCAGATGATATCCTTGCCAACCTCCAGATGCTCTCCGGCGAGATCAGCCGCATCACGATCAGCGGCGGCGGCGACCCGAGTTGTTACCCTGAATTCACCGACCTGGTCGAACTGCTCGGGAGCATGGAGGCCCCGCTCCATATCGGATATACGAGCGGGAAGGGGTTTGACGACCCCGGCATCGCCGATATGCTCATCGAGAACGGTCTTACCGAGGTCTCGTACACCATCTTCTCGGCCGACCCCGAACTCCGCCGGCGCTATATGCACGATCCTACGCCCGAGGCTTCGCTTGCGGTGATGCGCAGGCTCTGCGAGGAGATCGATGTCTATGCGGCGGCGTTGGTGATCCCGGGCGTCAACGACGGCGAGAAACTCGAGGAGACGTGTGCGTGGCTGGAGGACGCGGGGGCGAAGGGGCTGATCCTGATGCGGTTTGCAAACACCACCGAGCAGGGGTTGATCCTTGGGAACGCCCCGGTCATCGAGGGGCAGGAGGTCGAGAGCGTGGAGGCTTTCAGGGAGAGGGTCACCGCATTGGCCGCCTCTCATTCCCTCAAGATCAGCGGCACGCCCCTCTGGGACCCTGAGATCGGGTCCCCCTTCGCCATCCTCAAAGAACCCGGCCTCCTGGCCAGACTCCCGAGAGTGCGGCGGCGGGCGACGGTGGTCAGCGGGAGCATCGCCACGCCGTACATCCAGCAGGTGCTCGACGCCTGCGGCGGGGGGTGCCGGGTGGTGGCCGCGCCCAAGGAGATCGCCTGTCTCATCACCCGCGACGACCTTGCAGCCCTCGACCCTTCCACGCTCGACGAGGCGGTGATCATCCCTGGGCGTGCCTTTGTCCATGACCGGGAAGCCACAAAAGTGCTCTCCCGCGACGGCGTTGCCCGCACGGTCGTCCGCGGTCCCGAGATGCTCACCGCCGATGCCGAGACCTCGATGGGGATGCGCAGGGACGATGTCCTGCTGATGGAGATGGAGGGCTTCGCCGCGCTGATCCATGTGCTCAATCAGTACGGGAGCGAGTGA
- a CDS encoding DUF58 domain-containing protein: MSVGSSTYGGLGVLGILAGLSLLAESRAAALGACAVGTFLLVRYAATSRRFAMVAGSLETTRTVDAAVVRQDATVGVQVRVNGTFPRGCQVEVEDLPPAGVEVVRGSPSITCLGPLTEEGVISYSMTVPTEGEVFFRGVALRIHDPFFPRAATFKGEEVRLPTLEVRQERRFLSREGGRRDARPVSRPSLANTGETVRSFRKFGTGDDIRTIDWKISAKQGSLYVRVYADEEARPPLIFVDLPRKGASSRAQAAMKEAVRGAIAASVERHGRASLMAVRGPNLLVYLPLEADYARAMQALARSAGKATEEAHFYRARTPPSLRADLNAIMHRSGNGNGNGHGAAPAYRERLAAAYGSVLRGREQTVYERQVAQAVWRLRPHHIELFSCKDGGDQSHLEFVVYIAEYVGVQVDLWKQNGHGWAGVAGRTPPLKGAEVIR; encoded by the coding sequence GTGTCTGTCGGGAGCAGTACCTACGGGGGTCTGGGGGTTCTCGGGATACTTGCAGGACTCTCGCTCCTGGCAGAGAGCCGCGCCGCCGCCCTTGGAGCGTGCGCCGTCGGGACATTTCTTCTGGTCAGGTATGCTGCGACCTCTCGCAGGTTTGCCATGGTCGCCGGCAGTCTGGAGACTACGAGGACGGTGGATGCGGCGGTGGTGAGACAGGACGCAACGGTCGGCGTGCAGGTGCGGGTCAACGGCACATTTCCCCGCGGCTGCCAGGTCGAGGTCGAGGACCTCCCCCCTGCCGGGGTGGAGGTGGTGAGGGGATCGCCCTCTATCACCTGTCTCGGGCCGTTGACTGAGGAGGGCGTTATCTCCTACTCGATGACCGTCCCGACCGAGGGGGAGGTCTTCTTCAGGGGGGTCGCGCTCAGGATCCATGACCCCTTTTTCCCCAGGGCCGCGACCTTCAAAGGAGAAGAGGTACGCCTCCCCACCCTGGAGGTGCGTCAGGAGCGTCGGTTTCTCTCCAGGGAAGGGGGGCGGCGCGACGCCAGGCCTGTCTCCCGCCCTTCCCTCGCAAACACCGGGGAGACGGTCCGTTCTTTCAGGAAGTTTGGGACCGGCGACGACATACGCACGATCGACTGGAAGATCTCAGCAAAACAGGGGTCTCTCTATGTCAGGGTCTATGCCGACGAAGAGGCCCGCCCTCCACTCATCTTTGTCGACCTCCCCAGGAAAGGTGCCAGCTCCCGTGCCCAGGCCGCCATGAAAGAGGCGGTGCGGGGTGCGATCGCGGCCTCGGTGGAGAGACATGGCCGCGCCTCCCTGATGGCGGTGAGGGGCCCAAACCTCCTGGTCTATCTGCCCCTTGAAGCCGATTATGCACGGGCCATGCAGGCGCTTGCCAGGAGTGCGGGCAAAGCGACAGAAGAAGCGCATTTTTACCGTGCCCGCACGCCTCCCTCCCTCAGGGCCGACCTGAACGCCATCATGCACCGTTCAGGGAATGGGAATGGAAACGGTCATGGTGCCGCCCCCGCCTATCGCGAGAGACTGGCGGCGGCCTATGGGTCGGTGCTCAGGGGACGGGAGCAGACAGTCTATGAGCGGCAGGTGGCACAGGCGGTATGGCGACTCAGACCGCACCATATCGAACTATTTTCCTGCAAGGACGGCGGCGACCAGAGTCACCTCGAGTTTGTCGTCTATATCGCAGAATATGTCGGGGTCCAGGTGGACCTCTGGAAACAGAACGGACACGGGTGGGCCGGGGTCGCCGGAAGAACCCCCCCTCTCAAAGGAGCAGAGGTGATCCGGTGA
- a CDS encoding MoxR family ATPase, whose protein sequence is MEPDHVATELDVIAETYQNMTESMGRFVVGNEPLIRMIYMGMLCEGHILLEGVPGTAKTVIAKTIALLSGCEFSRVQCAVDMQPADIIGVRVYDPERRDFVLREGPIFSNFVLIDEMNRVSPRTQSAFIEAMSERQATIDGTLHRFASPFFVVATQNPYEFEGTFPLIEAQKDRFMFSARLDYLDAEGELEIIRRESTGFLDWETFSTRVTPVLSPARIVRFVRVVRAVGMEDPVLQYIRDIVLATRNHPDIWLGASPRASIALVRGGKALAALDGRAYVVPDDIKCAARLALPHRLIMRREADLGGVTAHEITDEILAAVEVR, encoded by the coding sequence ATGGAACCTGATCATGTCGCAACAGAACTGGATGTCATCGCTGAGACCTATCAGAACATGACCGAGAGCATGGGCCGGTTCGTGGTCGGAAACGAACCTCTCATCAGGATGATCTATATGGGGATGCTCTGTGAGGGGCATATCCTCCTCGAAGGCGTACCGGGCACGGCCAAGACCGTCATTGCAAAGACGATCGCCCTCCTCTCCGGATGCGAGTTCAGCCGGGTCCAGTGTGCGGTCGATATGCAGCCAGCCGACATCATCGGGGTGCGGGTCTATGACCCTGAACGCAGGGACTTTGTCCTGAGAGAGGGTCCGATCTTCTCGAATTTTGTCCTGATCGATGAGATGAACCGGGTCAGCCCGCGGACGCAGAGCGCTTTTATCGAGGCGATGAGTGAACGGCAGGCCACGATCGACGGTACGCTGCACCGTTTTGCAAGCCCCTTCTTTGTGGTCGCGACCCAGAACCCGTACGAGTTCGAAGGAACTTTCCCCCTCATCGAGGCGCAGAAAGACAGGTTTATGTTCAGTGCAAGGCTCGACTATCTGGACGCCGAGGGAGAACTCGAGATCATCAGGCGGGAGAGCACCGGTTTTCTTGACTGGGAGACGTTCAGCACCAGGGTCACCCCGGTGCTCTCCCCCGCCCGGATTGTGCGGTTTGTCAGGGTCGTCAGGGCGGTCGGGATGGAAGACCCGGTCCTCCAGTATATCAGGGACATCGTCCTTGCCACCAGGAACCACCCTGACATCTGGCTTGGCGCAAGCCCGAGGGCGTCCATCGCCCTGGTGCGGGGAGGCAAGGCCCTTGCCGCCCTGGACGGCCGGGCCTATGTGGTCCCTGACGACATCAAGTGCGCTGCGCGTCTTGCCCTTCCCCACCGTCTCATCATGAGGCGCGAGGCCGACCTCGGGGGCGTGACCGCCCACGAGATCACCGACGAGATCCTTGCCGCCGTCGAGGTGCGATAG
- a CDS encoding DUF4350 domain-containing protein, which yields MINRAWGVAATLLLVVTVALSVHFSTTGEDYGVSNRGWNGISIFFETVHERGGEVIADPGLLTGYEDSLLLVVAPVGMPEEGGFGAYRAFLERGNTVVIIDEGGTSNVMLQSLGALMRVVPGTVSSLDSAYASPFFPSAHPAADHLLLADVESVTFNRPAHVTGGNALLVSGVFTWEDQDGDGRMETGEPSGTYSFLAREEIGGGEVIVCADQSLLINAMQEGQVLGENRGFVENLMAYRGTLLIDGAVSTATEDHAVLAGFRDAPMVQAGLLAAVLFAAAFLWRRKYRRGWVHGT from the coding sequence ATGATTAACCGTGCCTGGGGAGTGGCGGCGACCCTCCTCCTCGTGGTGACGGTCGCCCTCTCCGTCCATTTCTCGACGACCGGTGAGGACTACGGGGTTTCAAACCGCGGCTGGAACGGGATCTCGATCTTCTTCGAGACCGTGCACGAGAGGGGCGGGGAGGTGATCGCCGACCCTGGCCTCCTCACGGGGTATGAAGACTCCCTTCTTCTCGTCGTCGCTCCGGTCGGGATGCCGGAAGAGGGGGGGTTCGGCGCATATCGTGCATTCCTTGAAAGGGGCAACACAGTCGTCATCATAGACGAGGGGGGAACCTCCAATGTCATGCTCCAGAGTCTTGGGGCGCTGATGAGAGTCGTCCCTGGCACCGTCTCCTCTCTCGACTCCGCCTATGCCTCTCCCTTCTTCCCGTCCGCCCACCCTGCCGCCGACCACCTGCTTCTCGCCGACGTGGAGAGCGTCACCTTCAACCGCCCGGCCCATGTGACCGGCGGCAATGCACTCCTGGTCTCCGGGGTCTTCACCTGGGAGGACCAGGACGGCGACGGGAGGATGGAGACCGGCGAACCGTCAGGGACATATTCGTTCCTTGCACGAGAAGAGATCGGCGGGGGGGAGGTGATCGTCTGCGCGGACCAGAGCCTTCTCATCAATGCCATGCAGGAGGGGCAGGTGCTCGGCGAGAACAGGGGCTTTGTCGAGAACCTCATGGCATATCGCGGGACGCTCCTCATAGACGGTGCGGTCTCGACGGCGACCGAGGACCACGCGGTTCTTGCCGGTTTCAGGGATGCACCGATGGTCCAGGCCGGTCTGCTTGCGGCGGTTCTCTTCGCCGCGGCGTTCCTCTGGAGAAGGAAATACAGGAGAGGGTGGGTACATGGAACCTGA
- a CDS encoding carboxypeptidase-like regulatory domain-containing protein has product MKRKTVVQGVGVTALSLACLLVLHGMITSPILYSEDRPLSTLAHARPSPDERPHDGRVETVVPTMEDLMDRTETIVLHVREKDFEKAEEDLARYIEASRTFNTLIVSLDMTESDVREFAEGNMEHLAALTALLEKSKRMDELSRLEVVYQDEEDPGYSSSISYEGEALQMKMEEAMERYQDQQTTMTEVGTKYDLPVASYIHSATVFAGVVNETDHARQAWTPGPGDNRPDPPAPAVSVDPPSATYGETIQVSGTTLVVSSRAVSLFLDGTEWTTATADQAGGYVAAVQASSLGAGRHLVYAVHDGVYSDPTEFEVVAAPAALTLEAGPLPSGGEENVACRGTLFCQGRPVDGAQVTVTSDDGASLTAETNRAGAYSCTGHLAPGQRALRAEVSEDLLPIRPTVSESVEVAVPEPGARVTVPVMQAAAVLLMGIGASAVARHWRALRRARHLCVVPGRKVTPAGGWPGRPPDGGGGTRSAAWTPGAVDAQYAVFIAAGRYSDAVRLLYLALAARIGTALGVGNYTALTPREVLGIAAAGAPPALSGFIHGYEKVRYGRHEPSYEQTEHLRRLYTRASGTGGDDD; this is encoded by the coding sequence ATGAAGAGAAAAACGGTCGTTCAAGGGGTGGGGGTGACGGCGCTTTCGCTGGCGTGCCTTCTCGTCCTGCACGGGATGATCACATCGCCCATCCTCTACTCAGAGGACCGCCCTCTCTCCACCCTGGCCCATGCCAGGCCGTCGCCAGATGAACGCCCCCATGACGGGCGGGTGGAGACGGTCGTGCCTACCATGGAAGACCTGATGGACCGGACCGAGACCATCGTCCTCCATGTCAGGGAGAAAGACTTTGAAAAGGCGGAAGAGGATCTGGCCCGTTATATTGAAGCCTCTCGCACCTTCAACACCCTGATCGTCAGCCTCGACATGACCGAGAGCGACGTCAGGGAGTTTGCCGAAGGGAACATGGAACACCTCGCCGCCCTCACCGCGCTCCTTGAGAAAAGTAAACGGATGGACGAACTTTCCAGGCTTGAAGTGGTCTACCAGGACGAAGAAGACCCAGGATATTCCAGTTCGATCTCATACGAGGGCGAAGCCCTCCAGATGAAGATGGAGGAGGCCATGGAGCGCTATCAGGACCAGCAGACGACCATGACCGAGGTCGGGACAAAATACGACCTCCCTGTTGCCTCGTATATCCACAGCGCCACCGTGTTTGCAGGGGTGGTGAACGAGACCGACCATGCCAGGCAGGCATGGACCCCCGGGCCAGGCGACAACCGCCCTGACCCACCTGCACCCGCGGTCTCGGTCGACCCACCCTCTGCCACCTATGGTGAGACCATCCAGGTCTCCGGCACGACGCTGGTGGTGTCTTCAAGGGCGGTCTCGCTCTTCCTTGACGGCACAGAATGGACCACTGCGACCGCCGATCAGGCTGGAGGGTACGTCGCGGCGGTCCAGGCCTCTTCTCTTGGCGCAGGGCGCCATCTCGTCTATGCCGTCCATGACGGAGTGTACTCGGATCCGACCGAGTTCGAGGTGGTGGCCGCCCCTGCCGCCCTCACGTTGGAGGCCGGCCCCCTGCCGTCGGGAGGAGAGGAGAATGTCGCCTGCCGCGGCACGCTGTTCTGCCAGGGAAGACCGGTCGACGGTGCCCAGGTCACGGTCACTTCTGACGACGGCGCCTCGCTCACGGCAGAGACCAACAGGGCCGGGGCATATTCCTGCACCGGGCATCTCGCCCCCGGTCAGAGGGCACTGCGCGCGGAGGTCTCCGAAGACCTCCTCCCCATCAGGCCCACGGTCAGCGAGAGCGTCGAGGTGGCGGTTCCTGAGCCCGGCGCACGGGTCACGGTCCCTGTCATGCAGGCCGCGGCCGTCCTGCTCATGGGGATAGGAGCGTCGGCGGTGGCCAGACACTGGCGGGCCCTGCGCCGCGCCCGGCACCTTTGCGTCGTGCCAGGGCGAAAGGTGACTCCTGCAGGAGGATGGCCTGGCAGACCGCCGGACGGCGGCGGCGGCACCCGCTCCGCGGCATGGACGCCCGGGGCGGTCGACGCGCAGTATGCCGTTTTCATCGCCGCGGGACGTTACAGCGATGCGGTCCGCCTCCTGTACCTCGCCCTTGCCGCCAGGATCGGGACCGCCCTGGGGGTCGGGAATTATACCGCCCTCACCCCGCGCGAGGTGCTCGGGATTGCGGCGGCGGGGGCGCCCCCAGCCCTCTCAGGATTCATCCATGGGTATGAAAAGGTGAGATATGGTCGGCATGAACCCTCGTACGAGCAGACAGAACACCTGCGCCGGTTGTATACCCGCGCCTCTGGCACAGGGGGGGATGATGATTAA
- a CDS encoding basic amino acid ABC transporter substrate-binding protein, which produces MSKSVITVLLIGAAVMCACFAGCTGTETPSASAEAGAGDMPTYVVGIDAPYPPFSLVDKEGNPTGFDTESIEWIANEQGFKVEFRQIAFGSLVTALEGKNIDIIYSGMTITPDRAEKVNFTNPYWQVNQTVITRGDSSLTMDDVLAGKATVGTQSGTTAVIWMDEHLVENGTMPKENVKHYDTISMAATDLENGNIDAVMFDSTVINDVISGKDLKKIGSVDTQEFFGIGVRKGDTELLNTLNEGLDKLMNDPHWQELIKKYNME; this is translated from the coding sequence ATGTCAAAATCAGTCATCACAGTTCTGCTCATCGGTGCTGCAGTGATGTGCGCCTGCTTTGCAGGGTGCACCGGCACCGAGACTCCCAGCGCCTCCGCCGAGGCCGGGGCAGGGGATATGCCAACCTACGTCGTCGGCATCGACGCCCCATATCCTCCCTTCTCGCTGGTCGACAAAGAAGGCAACCCCACCGGGTTTGACACCGAGTCGATAGAATGGATCGCAAATGAACAGGGATTCAAGGTCGAGTTCAGGCAGATCGCCTTCGGCAGTCTGGTCACAGCCCTCGAGGGTAAGAACATCGACATCATCTACTCAGGGATGACCATCACCCCTGACCGGGCGGAGAAGGTCAACTTCACCAACCCCTATTGGCAGGTCAACCAGACAGTGATCACCAGGGGCGACTCGAGCCTGACCATGGACGATGTCCTGGCAGGCAAGGCGACCGTCGGGACCCAGAGCGGCACCACCGCCGTGATCTGGATGGACGAGCACCTGGTCGAGAACGGCACGATGCCCAAGGAGAACGTGAAGCATTACGACACCATCTCCATGGCTGCCACCGACCTTGAGAACGGCAACATCGATGCCGTGATGTTTGACAGCACGGTCATCAACGATGTCATCTCCGGCAAGGACCTCAAGAAGATCGGCTCCGTCGACACCCAGGAATTCTTCGGGATCGGCGTCAGGAAGGGCGACACCGAACTGCTCAACACCCTCAACGAGGGGCTTGACAAGTTGATGAACGACCCCCACTGGCAGGAACTGATCAAGAAGTACAACATGGAGTGA
- a CDS encoding RNA repair domain-containing protein yields MGPAPPPIYSRISILPAMRTSHRLLLRLLHDPSYDFDEVEVAYLDRGAPEDRSTVRGSEIRAIERGHFIVCVRGKETFIPLHRLLEIRYQGRLMWARAERRVVRG; encoded by the coding sequence ATGGGGCCTGCACCGCCGCCTATATATAGCAGGATCTCGATCCTTCCTGCGATGCGGACAAGCCACCGGCTCCTTCTCCGTCTCCTTCATGACCCTTCGTACGACTTCGACGAGGTGGAGGTGGCCTATCTCGACCGTGGGGCGCCGGAAGACCGTTCGACAGTGCGGGGGAGTGAGATCAGGGCGATCGAGAGGGGACACTTCATCGTCTGCGTGCGGGGGAAGGAGACGTTCATCCCTCTCCATCGGCTTCTTGAGATCCGGTATCAGGGCCGGCTGATGTGGGCCAGGGCAGAGAGGAGAGTTGTCCGGGGATAA
- a CDS encoding glycerophosphodiester phosphodiesterase family protein, with protein MFIIGHRGARAVAPENTLAALKDGMACADYVEVDVRQTEDGTLVTVHDPTVDRTTSGHGAVGALSLDEVRRLDAGEGEQIPTFEEVLDLVLKRCGLVVEIKEVGIEAAVCEAVREHGTDGVLVVSFYPSSLEVVREILPQVKTGLIFSRPLEDPIGLALSVGAGVLLPRVDRLGRDLVVQAHAHYLHVVPWVLNTEGEVRRAAAMGADGFATDDPCAARRWVEALLAVEAGR; from the coding sequence ATGTTCATCATCGGCCACCGGGGGGCGCGGGCTGTCGCCCCTGAGAACACCCTTGCGGCGCTCAAGGATGGGATGGCATGCGCCGACTATGTTGAGGTCGACGTCCGCCAGACCGAGGACGGCACCCTGGTGACGGTCCACGACCCCACGGTCGACCGGACGACGAGCGGGCATGGGGCGGTCGGGGCCCTCAGCCTCGACGAGGTGCGGCGCCTCGACGCCGGCGAAGGCGAACAGATCCCAACCTTCGAAGAGGTGCTCGACCTTGTCCTCAAGCGGTGCGGGCTTGTGGTGGAGATCAAAGAGGTCGGGATCGAGGCGGCGGTCTGCGAAGCGGTCAGGGAGCACGGGACCGACGGGGTACTCGTCGTCTCCTTCTATCCTTCGAGCCTTGAAGTGGTCAGGGAGATCCTCCCGCAGGTGAAGACCGGGCTCATCTTCTCGCGCCCCCTCGAGGATCCCATCGGCCTTGCCCTCTCGGTCGGGGCCGGCGTTCTCCTCCCCCGCGTCGACCGCCTCGGCCGCGACCTCGTCGTGCAGGCCCATGCCCATTATCTCCATGTCGTCCCCTGGGTGCTGAACACTGAGGGCGAAGTGCGGCGGGCGGCGGCGATGGGTGCGGACGGGTTTGCCACCGACGACCCGTGCGCAGCGCGGCGCTGGGTGGAGGCGCTCCTCGCGGTGGAGGCTGGGCGGTGA